The genomic region TATTTGCTTATATACCTAATCCTctagaattaaaatttttatacatgCCTTCAAGTTGTTCTGACCAAAGACTCTTCTTGCATTCttatttaggtacttactagGATAACTAGGATTTATTTCCCAATCATCGTTATCTcgatattttatgaaatatatatatataaatacttatgCTTTTTTCTCAGATTTTATAAAAGACTAGCTTTTcccccgcgacttcgcccgcgttttcaaaggaaaacccgcatagttcacGTTCCcgcgggatttccgggataaaacctatcctatgtgttaatccaagttaccctctaatATGTGttgtaaatttcattataatcggttcagtagtttatgcgtgaaaaccatacatacatacatacaaaactttcctctttataatattagtatagattagtatagataagtattaaatattaatgtttttgaactgttttattttcatacatcacgtctttatcataatataaaaccttTTTAACCTTGATAAaaatggatttatttttttcatttcaattttaagtaTCTATGAAAATAGTGACATATAAACGTGAAATACACGCAATAAACAAAGAAGAAAAGAATTTATCGTCAAGAACATAAATGCGATGCAATCAAGGATGCAATTTTTAAAGgtaaattctttattaaacaaatttcaaGGGATAAGGCAGCTTCGAATATTTGCAGCTTTAAATGGACATCGCTGGTACCCGGATCCTGAATTTATGAAACAATTCGAAGGAGTAGCGATCTATCCAACACCTGAAATGGAAAAGTATGGTAAAGTAATCTGGAACGCAACAGTTAGGCCAATTGAAAGAAAACTGAAGAATATGGTGATTAACTTTGGTCCACAACACCCAGCTGCTCACGGCGTCTTACGACTAATTCTCGAACTGGATGGTGAACTGGTGTTACGAGCGGACCCTCACATTGGTTTTTTACATAGAGCTACTGAAAAGTTAATGGAGTCTAAGCACTACACTCAAAGTATACCATTCATGGATCGTCTCGACTACGTAAGTACGATGTCCAATGAAATAGCTTTTGTTTTGGCTGTGGAAAATTTACTCAATATAGAAGCCCCACCCAGAGCTCAGGCTATCAGGGTTCTCATGAGTGAACTTTCTAGAATCGCTAACCATCTGCTTAACATTTCTGGTACTATTCTTGATGCGGGTGGAATTACTCCATTTTTTTGGATGTGCGAGGAACGGGAAAAAATTTATGAACTATTTGAAAGAGTGTGTGGATCTCGTGTCCATAATGCTTATATGAGAGTTGGAGGAGTGTCTCAGGATCTTCCGATTGGATATCTTGACGACGTTCACGAGCTTTGTATGAAGATGGGTGAACGCTGCGATGAAACTGAAGATCTTTGCACAGAGAATAGATTATATTACGAACGTACTGCTGGAATCGGTGCTGTGAGTGCCCACGAAGCAATGAGTTTGGGGTTCACCGGTCCTATGTTGCGATGTACAGGTGTAAAGTGGGATTTAAGAATAGCACATccatatataaattatgatttgTATGACTTCGACGTACCAGTTGGTACCTTCGGAGATAGTTATGATCGCCACCTTTTGCGATTAATGGAATTGCGTCAGTCATTAAGAATTATAAACCAAGTATTAGATTCCATTCCTGCGGGAGAAGTGAGGACGGATGATTCCAAGATAACGTTGCCTGCCAGAGCTGAAATGAAAACTTCTATGGAGTCGCTTAttcatcattttaaattatgttctcAGGGATTTAATGTGCCCCCAGGTTCTACATATACTTCAATAGAGTGTCCAAAAGGAGAATTGGGTGTGTATATGGTTTCCGATGGCACGTCCAAACCTTATAGAGTATTTCTAAGACCTTGTTCCTATCTTCATTTAGCAGGATTAGCTGTTATGGGAAAGAGGATGATGCTGGCTGATATTTCAATTCTCATTGCTACCATAGACATAGTGTTTGGTGATATAGatcgttaaaaaataataaacaaaagtaatatataaatttataaaggatagaaaaaattcgatcacgaggcgggacttgaacccgcatccttcgcgccattccggggcggatgcctaaccaactcagccactcgtgacccgcctgagcaatcgaattttataaatttatatttataaagcatttgaatgccataaaaaccaagaaatataaattcaagaaaaggtcgtgttccatcgttacaatattgtattcactgaaaagtgcttcatattggttgaaatggttgttaaatcatctcaatagatggcgcgcggtgtgtcccttaagacacataaaactgaaaggatagaataaattcgattgctcaggcgggtcacgagtggctgagttggttaggcatccgccccggaatggcgcgaaggatgcgggttcaagtc from Colias croceus chromosome 3, ilColCroc2.1 harbors:
- the LOC123690752 gene encoding NADH-ubiquinone oxidoreductase 49 kDa subunit-like; this encodes MQSRMQFLKVNSLLNKFQGIRQLRIFAALNGHRWYPDPEFMKQFEGVAIYPTPEMEKYGKVIWNATVRPIERKLKNMVINFGPQHPAAHGVLRLILELDGELVLRADPHIGFLHRATEKLMESKHYTQSIPFMDRLDYVSTMSNEIAFVLAVENLLNIEAPPRAQAIRVLMSELSRIANHLLNISGTILDAGGITPFFWMCEEREKIYELFERVCGSRVHNAYMRVGGVSQDLPIGYLDDVHELCMKMGERCDETEDLCTENRLYYERTAGIGAVSAHEAMSLGFTGPMLRCTGVKWDLRIAHPYINYDLYDFDVPVGTFGDSYDRHLLRLMELRQSLRIINQVLDSIPAGEVRTDDSKITLPARAEMKTSMESLIHHFKLCSQGFNVPPGSTYTSIECPKGELGVYMVSDGTSKPYRVFLRPCSYLHLAGLAVMGKRMMLADISILIATIDIVFGDIDR